The DNA segment AGGAGTGAGAAGGTGAACGGGTGCTGATTCTTTTCGTCAGCCCCGTGAGTTTCGCTTGCGGTTTCGAGCCAATCCTCCGGGTTGAATTCGGGGAAGAAGGTATCGGCATCGCAATCGGCGTGAACCCGCGTCAGGTAGAGGCGCTCGGCCTGTTCCAGCGTCCGCGCATAAATCGCCGCGCCGCCGCAGATGAACAGCTCGGTTTCGCCATGCTGCCGCGCAAGCTCCAGGGCTTCAGCGATGGAATGCACCGTAAAGCAGCCGGCGATGTGGTAATCCGTGTCGCGCGTGACGATGATCATCTGGCGACCGGCGAGCGGCTTGCCAATCGATTCGAAGGTCTTGCGCCCGACGACGATGTGATGGCCCATGGTCAGCTCGCGAAAGCGTTTCAGGTCGCTCGACAGCCGCCACGGCAAGCCGCCGCGCCTGCCGATGCCGCGCCGTTCGTCCATCGCCACCAGCAAAGACACAATCACACCGCCACCTCCGCTTTGATGTGCGGGTGCGGGTCGTACCCTACAAGCTCGAAATCTGAATAATCGAAGTCGAATATCGAAGTGACCGCCGGGTTGATCTGCATGCGCGGCAAAGGGCGCGGCTCGCGCTCAAGCTGCAAGCGCGCCTGTTCGAGATGGTTGCTGTAGAGGTGCGCGTCAGCGAGCGTGTGAATGAATTCGCCCGGCCCCAGCCCGCAGACCTGCGCCATCATCATGGTCAGCAGCGCGTAAGAAGCGATGTTGAACGGCACGCCGAGAAAGATGTCCGCCGAGCGCTGGTACATCTGGCACGAGAGCCGCCCGTTGGCGACGTAGAACTGAAACAGCAGGTGGCAGGGCATCAAGGCCATGCGGTCCAGCTCGCCG comes from the Blastocatellia bacterium genome and includes:
- a CDS encoding dihydrofolate reductase; this translates as MIVSLLVAMDERRGIGRRGGLPWRLSSDLKRFRELTMGHHIVVGRKTFESIGKPLAGRQMIIVTRDTDYHIAGCFTVHSIAEALELARQHGETELFICGGAAIYARTLEQAERLYLTRVHADCDADTFFPEFNPEDWLETASETHGADEKNQHPFTFSLLERKE